CTCGCCGGTGAGCTCGACCAACTGGTCGACGGCCAGCACCTCAGTCATGTCCTGCTCTTGGTAGGCCAGTCGGCCTACCCGGTGGGCGACAACCGGCGCGGTGATCAGGGTGAAGATGATGCTCACGGTCACCATCCCCGCGTCGTGGCTGCCGCGCAACCGGAACAATGCGGCGATCAGCACCAATATCAGCCCCAGTACCTGCGGTTTGGTGGCCGAGTGCATCCTGGCCAACGTGTCCGGGAAGCGCACGACCCCGATCGCCGCCGTCAGCGCCAGCACCGCCCCGGCGAGCCCCAGCAGACTGGCCGCCACGTCGAGGACGATCATGGCTGCCTCCCCGAGTCCAGCGCCGTGTCGGGCACCCGGAAGCGGGCCACACTGACCGATCCGATGAATCCGACCAGCGCCAGCGCCGCGAGGCTGTACGTAGCGGTGGTGTCCCGGGTGACGGCGGCCCAAATGCCGATACCGCACATCGTCATCGCGGCCAGGGTGTCCAGCGCCACCAGTCGGTCCAGCGTGCTGGGCCCGGCCAGCAGCCGATACATGGTGATGACCGCGGCTATCCCCAACAGCACGCCAGCGGTGCCCCAGATCACGTTCATGCGCTTCCTCCCACCGGCTGCCACTCGGAGTCGCGTTCAAAGGCGGCGATCAACAGTCGCTCCACTTGCGCAGCCTGGTGATAGAACCGCTCTACTGAACGCGCATTTCCGACATCGATCACGTGGCAATACAGGATGCGACGCACCTGGTCGATCTCCAGCACGATGGATCCGGGAATCAGCGTGGTGATGCTGGACGCCAGCACCAGCACCAGATCGGATTTGATGTTCAGCGGCACCCGCAACACCCCGGTCTGCGGCGGGGGCCCGGGTTTGATCGCCAGCCACATCAACTGGACACTCGAGGCCACCAGGTACCAGCCGAACAGACCCAGTAGCTGCAGCACCGACCACGGATGCACCCGGCCCTGTACCGGCACCGGCGGCAACGGCAGCAGCACCATGATGACCACGGCGACCACTGCCCCGAGGACGATGTTGGGGACGGTGAAGCGGCCCCACAGCAGCGTCCAGATGGTGGCTAGGGCGCACACCGCAAAGATCCGCAGTGCGATCGACCTCACGGCACACCTCCGCTCAATACGGCCGAGATGTACTCGCCACGGTCGAGTACCTCGGCTGCAGCGCGTTCGGTGTAGCCGAAGATCGGGCCGGCCAGCACGGTGAAGGTCAGCCCCAGCACGATCAACGCGATCGTCGGCACCACCATCCCTAACGGCATCTTCCCGACATCCTCGCGGTCGTCGAAGGCGACCTCGGCGACATCGTCGAGCAGCACCGGCGGCGCGGCCCGCACCAGCTCACCGTCGGGGGCGTCGCTACGCAGGCGCCAGAACGCCTTGCTCCACACCCGCGCCAGCACGTACAACGTCAGCAGACTGGTCACCACCGCACCGCCCACCAGGAACCAGGCCAGCACCGACCCATCGTCGACACCGGCCTGGAGCACCGCCGTCTTGCCGATGAAACCCGAAAAAGGAGGAATGCCTCCAAGATTGAACGCCGGGACCAAGAACATGAAGGCCAGCACCGGGTTGGCGACCAAGCCGCCGAGCCGCTTCAGCGACGACGCCCCACCCTGACGTTCGATCAGTCCGGCCGCCAAGAACAATGTCGTCATCACGATAATGTGGTGCATCACGTAGAAGATGGCGCCGGTCATGCCCAACTTGCTCGACAGCGCCACCCCGAACACCATGAAGCCGATATGGCTGACCAACGTGAATGACAAGATCCGCTTGATGTCGCTCTGCGCGATGGCGCCGAAGATACCGATCAGCATGGTGAGCAGCGCCCCGACCAGCAGCACCGAGTCCAAACCACCGTCGGGAAACAGCAGCGAATGCGCCCGGATGATCGCATAGACACCGACCTTGGTCAGGATGCCGGCGAACACGGCGGTGATCGGGGCGGGTGCCGTGGGATAGGAATCGGGCAACCAGGCCGACAGCGGGAAGACAGCGGCTTTGATGCCGAACGCCACCAGCAACACCGCGAACACCGCACTGCGGGTGCCGTCGGGCAGGCCGTTGGTGCGGGTAGCCAACTCAGCCAGGTTCAGCGTGCCCGTTGCGGCATAGACCAGCGCGATACCGAGCAGGAAGATCAACGATGACACCATCGACACCATCACGTAGCCGATACCGGCTCGGATCCGTTCGGCGCTGGCACCGATCGTCAGCAACACGAAGCTCGCGGCCAACAGCATCTCGAACCCGACGAAGAGGTTGAACAGGTCGCCCGCCAGAAACGCCAGGGAGACACCGGCGGACAGCGTCAGATACGTGGGCAGGAAGATCGACACCGGCTGGCGATCGTCACCGTCGCGGACCCCTTGGCCGATGGCGTAGATGATCACCGCCAGCAGCACGACCGCCGACACGATCAGCATCAGCGCCGATAACCGATCGACCACCAAGGTGATGCCGAGCGGCCCGCGTCCGCCCTCGGTCGGACCCCAGCCGCCGACGTGCAAAGCCAAGGTGCCCTCTCGGTCGGAGAGAAACAGCAACGCAGCGGTCACCGCGACGTCTCCCGCCAGCACACCGATGGTGATCGGCTGTTGCAACTTGGGTCGCCGGCCGACGATGAGGGTCAGCGCAGCGCCCAGCGTGGGCAACAGCACCGGAAGCGGGACCAGGACAGTAGCGATACTCACCGGGAAACCCCGCTTTCGGCGACGGTGCTTTCCACGACGGCGTCCAATTCGCCGGGCGCCGCCGGTTCACTGTCGTCGGCCTCAGCGGCGATGATCTCCTCGTCGGAGAGCTGGGACAGCCGAGTCGCCTCTTCGTCGTCGCCGATGTCGTCTTCGGTGGTCAGGTGGTAGGAGCGGTAGATCAGCGCCAGCACGAACGCGCCGATGCCCATGGTGATGACGATGGCCGTCAGCACCATGGCCTGGGCCAGCGGGTCCGCGTCGGTCTCCATACCCTCGGTGCTGTTGTAGATCGGTGGGCTGCCGCCCGGCCCGGACACATCGATGATCAACAGATTGATGGCATTGCCGACCATCATCAGGCCCAGCAGCGCTCGGGTGAGGTTGCGCTCCAGCAGCATGTACACCCCGCAGGCGGTGAGCCCGGCGGCCATCAGCAACGGGACCAGATGTGCGGTCATGGTGCCCTCACCACCGAGCGCTGCGCGGGCCGTTGCAGCTCGGCCACCTGATCCAGTCGGGCGCCGAGACTGCGCAGGACGTCGAGCACCATGCCGACCACGACCAAATACACCCCCAGATCGAAGAACAACGAACTCACCAGTTTCACCTGACCCAGGACCGGCAGGGTGAAGGTAAACGCCGCGGACGACAGCACCGGCGCACCGACGAACAGCGACGCCAAGGCCGTGCCCCCGACCAGGCTCAGGCCGACGCCCAGGATCTTTCCGGAGTCCAGCGGCAGCGTCTCGCCGAGTTCGTATCGCCCGCCCGCCACATAGCGCAGCGCCAGTGCCAGTCCGGCGGCCAACCCGCCGGCGAAGCCCCCGCCCGGGTTATTGTGCCCGGCGAACAGGAAATAGACCGAAACCACCATGATCAGCGGGAAGATGACCCGGCTCGCGACCTCCAACACCAGCGATCGCTGATCGGGGTCGTAGTAGGCACTGCCGCGCAGCCAGGTGGTAGACCCGACCGCGGGGCTGTACGGGGTGGCGATTCCCGGGTCCATCCGATGGGCATCGGGATCGGCGGTCCGTGGCGCACGGCCGAATCGGCGGGTTCGGAACACCATCGAGGCCACGCCGGTGGCGGCCACCAGCAAGACCGAGATCTCCCCGAGGGTGTCCCAGGCCCGGATATCGACCAGGATCACGTTGACGGTGTTGGCACCATACCCGCGAAGATAGGCCGCCTCGGGCAACAGGCCGGCAACACCCTCGCCGGTACGGGCCGCCATCGCGAAGGCCCCGAGCACAGCGACGCTGGCGCCGACCATGATGGACAGCACCGCACGCGACAGCCGGTTCGTTTCCATCGTCGGACGCGCCGTCTCCGCCGGCAGCGTCCGCAGCACCAGCACGAAGATCACCACGGTCACGGTCTCGACGAGCAGCTGGGTCAATGCCAGGTCGGGCGCGCCGTGGAATGCGAACGCCACGGCGCAGCCGTACCCGGTCACCCCGACCATCAGAACCGCGGACAACCGGTTGCGAGCCAGCGTGGCGCCGACCCCGCCGGCGACTACCAGCACTGCGACGGTGAGCTGCAGCGGCGTATCCCACAGCTGCAGATCGACCCGGTCACGAGCACCCAGCATCAGTGCGCCCAGCGGCAGCAGGATCAACGTCGCGAAGATCACTGCCTGGTTGAACGGCAGTGAGCCGCGCTGGGTGAGGGCGGTCAACCGCACCGCAGCCACGTCGAGCAGCCGGAGGGACTCGTCGTACAGTTCATCGGCCTTGCCGAGCGGCAGTCGGCGCAACCGGGACAGTTGCAGTGGGCCGCGCGCGAGGAAGATGCCGGCGCCGACGGCTAGCACCGTCGCCGACAGGAATACCGGTAGCCCCGGACCGTGCCACAGCGCCAGGTGGTAGTCCGCGCCGTCGGGCACGGTGTCGGAGTACCGGTGCAACACGGAGTCGAGCCCCAGCGGCCACAGCCCCAAGACCAGGCTCGTGACGGCCAACACCGCCGGCGCTGCCATGAACGCGACGGTCGGCGAGTGCAGTTCAGCGACATGGGTACTGGGCTCGGACCGGCCCTTCCCGGCGAAACCGCCCCACACAAACCGCGCGCTGTAGATCACGGTGAACATCGAGGCGAGCACAGCCGCACCCAGCACGTAGGGAATGGAGGCCCCCAGAGTCGGCGCCTGGGCCTCGGTCCCGAAGATGGTCTCCTTGGCGATGAATCCCACGAACGGCGGTACCCCGGCCATGCTGGCGGCGGCCGCCGCGGCGACCAGGAACAGTCCCGGACTGCGGCGCCCCAACCCGGCCAACTCGCGTAGATCACGGGTGCCGGTAGCGTGGTCGATGATCCCCACCACCATGAACAGGGCCGCCTTCGCGGCCGCATGCGCACACATCGCGGTCAGGCCGGCCAGCATCAGATCGTTTCCGCCGGCGCCGACCAACACGATCATCAGCCCCAGCTGGCTGACCGTGCTGTACGCCAGCACCAGCTTCAAGTCGTACTCGCGAATCGCACGCCAGCCCGCCAACAGGGCGGTGGCCAGGCCCAGGACCACCACCGTGGGGCGCCATCCCGGTGAGTCGGCGAACCCTGGTGTCAACCGCGCCACCAGGTAGATGCCGGCCTTGACCATCGCCGCGGCGTGCAGATAGGCGCTGACCGGTGTCGGCGCCGCCATCGCGCCCGGCAGCCAGAAGTGCAGCGGCATGATCGCCGACTTGCTCAGCGCGCCGACCAGGACCAGCAGCACACCGACGGTGACCACCGTGCCGGACGGCGGACTCGCCACCAGCTCCGAGAGCAGGTAGGTGCCCGCCGTCTCGCCGAGCATGATGATGCCGACCAGCATCGCCAGGCCACCCGCGGTGGTCACCACCAACGCCTGGATGGCGGCGCGGCGGTTGACGGCACGTTCGGCGTAGTGACCGACCAGCAGGAACGACAACACCGTGGTCAGTTCCCAGAACACGTACAGCGCCAGCATGTTGTCGGCGACCATCAGCCCGAACATGGAGCCGGCGAATCCGATCATCTTCGCGGCGAAGCTGGGCAGCCGCGGGTCGAGATCGGTGTGCGGGCTGACCGGACGGAAGTACTCGGCGCAGTAGAACAGCACCAGAGCGCCGATCCCCAATGCCAGCGCACTCATGATCGCCGCCAGCGAGTCGAAGCGCAGGTCGATGTTCATCGACAGCCCGGGCACCCACGACACCGTCGTTCGGTGATCGTCGGCCGGCCCCGCGGGCCAGTTCGCCACCACCCACACCAGCGATACCAGCGGAATCAAGCCCAGGGGATAGAACGCCGCCCGGCCCCATCTGCGCACCAACAGCGGTGCGATAACCGCGCCGACAGTATGGGCAAGCAGTATCGCTAGCATCACGCTCCACGGGACAAATTGATCCCGGCAACGGAATCAGTTCTGGTACGACACGTCGGACACCTGAGCGGCGCCGGACAGCGCCGCAACCGGCCGCGGCGACGACAGGCGCATCGAGTCCAGCTCAAACGTACCCTGAATCGCCAGCCGCAACTGATTCCAGTTTTCGTGAAAATGCGGCTGAGCGCCATGGAATACAACACCCATTCGGCGGGGGGGCGAACCCTCATCAGGCCTCGATCAGGCCAGCTCTGATTGCGTAACGGGTGAGCGCCAACCGGTCGCGAAGGCCGAGCTTCTGCAAGGTGTTCGTCCGGTGGCGGTCGACCGTCTTGGCGCTGATACCGAGTGTCTTGGCGATCTCGCGCGCCGAAAGGCCTTCGGCGATCAGCTTCAGCACCTCCTCTTCGCGCGGGGTGAGGATGTTGTCCGGCAAGTCCTCCCCGTGCCGATTGCGGTGCAGGTAGTCCCGGATCAGTGCGGTCACCGCACCGGCGTACAGAAACGGCTCGCCGCGCATCGTCGCCCGGCAGGCTTCTAGCAGGTCGCGGTCCGCCACGGATTTCAGCACGTAGCCGGATGCGCCCGCCTTGAGGGCTTCGAAGAAGTACTGCTCGTTGTCGTGCATCGACAGCATCAGCACCCGCACATGGGGATGGCTGCGGTTGATCTCGCGCGCGGCCTGCAGTCCGGTCATCCGCGGCATCGCAATGTCGAGGATGGCCAGATCGACCGGAGTGTTCTGTAGGGCCGCCAGCGCTTCGGAGCCGTCGGCCGCCTCGGCCACCACGCACAGGTCGGGTTCGGCATCCAGGATCATCCGTAGCCCGCTGCGCACCAAGGCGTGGTCGTCGGCGAGCATGATCCGCGCCGGCTGTACCGCCATCACCGGTCTCCCGCACTCAGTCGGGCCGGCACCGTCAGCCGGACTTCGGTCCCCTCGTTGCTCGGGGAGGTGACCGTCAGGCTGGCCTGCACCAGCAGGGCACGTTCCCGCATTCCGGTGATCCCAGCGCCTTCGGCACTGACCCCGCCCTTGCCGTTGTCGGCGATCCGCAGCGTGAGCTTTGATGCGGCATCGATGTGCAGGTCCAGCCAAGCTTTCTGCGCTTCGGAATGGCGGGCGATATTGGTCAGGCTCTCCTGCGCGATGCGATAGCAGACCAGGCTGACGTCGGGGCTCAGCTGGTCGGCGTACGAGCTGATCTGTTTGACGACGTCGATGCCGGTCGCCTGGGTGAATTGGTTGCACAACGCCTGCAGTGCGCTGCGCAACCCGAGGTCTTCCAGCGCATCCGGGCGCAGCCGGCGAGCGATGCTGCGCACCTCGTCCAGACTGGCCCGCACGATCTCCTGCGCGTCCCCCAGGTCGCCGCGGATCTCCGCGGGTGCGGCGTCCACCGCCCGCTTGAGCGTGAGCAGAGCGACGGTGAGGGTCTGGCCGATCTGGTCGTGCAACTCCCTGGCGATGCGCTGCCGCTCGTTCTCCTGCACGGTCAGCACCGACGCGTTGGACGAGGCCCGCTCCGTTTCCAGCCGGTCCAGCATGCCGTTGAAGGATTCGATGAGGTGATGCAGGTCGCCGGCGCCCGGGTCGTGCACGCGATCACTGGGATGGGGCGGATCGACTCGCCGCATTGACGCGGCGAGCCGATCCAGGGGGGCAAGACTCGATCGCAGCAGCAGGGCGTTGGCGCCCACCACGATGGCCAGCCCGATGAGAAGAACCGGGATCTCGGCCGCTCGAACGGGCCCCGAAACGGTCGCCGGCGACATGGCCAGCACCAGCGTGCCCAACGTGAAAACCAGCCCATTGATCAGCACGACCCGGCGAAACAACCCACGCGCAGGGGGGTGCGCCCGCCGTCGAAACCTGTCGACGACCGCTGTCCAACGGTGCATGCCACCACCATCGTCTTCCCAGCCCCCGCTTGTCCATACGGGTTGCAGCGCCCCTCGAATGGGGGTCAAACACCATGGCGACCGACCGGTTTCCGCTCGGAGAATGGAATCGCGTCCAGCGCAGCGTCGATGTTGGCGACGCGCAACCACCCCGGAGTGTCAAGCGCTCCGGCGAGCGCTGGACGGGTTAGATCGAAGGATCAGACCGACAGTAGCCCAGCTGACCCCCAGCTGTCCTCAGACCGGAGGGATGCACCTGCGATGAACCGCATTACTGGCGCGTATCCGCTGGTCATCGGCGACTGCATGGTCGAGATGCTGCGAACCGCCAGGGATTGAGCAATGGATTTCGCGGCGTTGCCACCGGAAGTCATCTCCGGCCTGATGTACACCGGCGCCGGCCCGGGCCCGATGATTTCGGCTGCCACCGCCTGGGACGGGCTGGCCACCGAACTGCATCTGGCGGCCACCGCCTATGCGTCGGTGGTCGCCGAGCTGACGAGCGGGCCATGGCTGGGTCCCTCCTCGACGGCGATGGCCGCCTCGATCACCCCTTTCGTGTCGTGGCTCAACGCCACCTCCGCCCAGGCGGAGAAGACCGGCCTGCAGGCCAAGGCGGCCGTAGCCGCCTACGAGGCGACGTTCGCCACGGTGGTTCCCCCGCCGGTGATCGCGGCCAACCGTGCCGCGTTGATGGCGTTGCTGGCCACCAACATCTTGGGCCAGAACGCCGCGGCGATCGCGGCCAACGAAGCCCAGTACGCCGAAATGTGGGCCCAGGACGCCACCGCCATGTACAGCTACGCGTCGTTGTCGGCAACCGCCACCGCCTTGGAGCCGTTCCAGCCACCACCGCAGACGGCCAACCCGGCCGGGCCGCTGGGCCAAGGTGCCGCACCGGCGGCCGCCAACTCCGCGGGCAACATGGCGCAGAGCCTGCCGTCGCAGCTGGCCTCCACGCTGTCAGGGCCCGGCTCGGAAGCCTCGGCGCCGATCTCGGCCATGCCCGCGCCGGCCGACGTACCGGTCGGGTTCTTCGACTGGCTGGGCATTGCGGCCGACGAAGTGGGTATCGGCATCGCCCTGCCGCTGTCGATTATCGGTGTGTGGCTGGCGGGTGCGGCGATGTATTACGCCGAACTGGACTCGCAGGAGATCCTGGACACCCAGGATCTGCTTCACGGAGGCCAGAAAAACATCATAGAAGCGCTGGGCCAATTGGGAGCGACGACGGACGTGCCGTCGACCGAGAACCTTCGAGTGCCCCACGAGTCGGTGAAAGTCGGTCACGCACTGCCGCTCGGCGCGTTGTCGGTGCCCCCGACTTGGGCTCAGGTGGCCCCCGAGATCCAGCACACCAGCTTCTCGACGCCGCTCGGCAGCGCCGATGTCTCGCCGGCCGGGCTGGGAACCGCCTTCGGCCAGATGGCGCTGGCGGGCATGGGGGGCAGTGCGCTGGCCGGGGCCGTCAATCAGAACCGCGGCCAGCAGGGCAAGGTGACCGCGGCCGCCGAGGCGAAGCCGGCGGCGGCGCAATCATCGGGTGCGCCATCGCAATCTGCGGAGCCGCAGCGGCAATCGGCGGCGGACGCGGTCATCGAACTGGCAGCCGGGATCCGCGAACTCGGCCAACTCCACGACGCCGGGTACCTGACCGAAGCGGAATTCGCCGAACAGAAGCAGCGGCTGCTGTCCCGGTGAATCAACGGCGACGCGACCGCAGGTAGTCGCCGACCACCGCGGCGCCCAGTCCGTCGAGTTCGGGTACCACGACCCGGCCCTGGACCCGGCGCGCCACCTGGTCGATGAACCGGGCCAGCCCGGGGTCGTCACCGAGCCGGAAGATGGTCACCTGCGCGCCGAGCCGGGCGACATCATCGAAGCCCTTGACGGTGTGCGCGATCGTCCGCGGGTGCGGCGGGTAGTCGAAGAACACCGTGGAGCCCGCCCCCTTCCCGTTGAAATCCTCCAGATGCGCGGTCGGTTCCCCGTCGGTGACGACCAACACCACCGGCTGGGCGTTGGGGTGCCGGCGCAGGTGCCGCGAGGCCAGGGCCAGGGCATGGTGCAGGTTCGTGCCCTGCTCGTAGACGCCCTCCAAGCCGGTCAGCTCGGCGGCGGTCACGGTGCGGGCGTATCGCCCGAAAGCGATGATCTGCAACGCATCCGAGCGGAACCGGGTGCTGATCAGGTGGTTCAACGCCAGGGCGGTGCGTTTCATCGGCAGCCAGCGATTGTCCATCACCATCGAGAACGAGGTGTCCACCAAGAGAGCAACGGCCGACTGGGTGCGGGTCTCGGTCTCGGACACCTCGACGTCGTCGACGCTGATCGACAGCGCCCCGCCGCCTGAACCGCCGGCAACCTGCCGCAGCACCGCGTTGGTCAGGGTGCGGGTGACGTTCCACGGTTCGGTGTCGCCGAACTGCCAGGGCCGCGTCGCCCCGGTCAGCTCGCCGGCCGCCCCGGCCCGGCGGTGGTCTCGTTCGCCGCGGCGCCCCGCGAGTTGGCGTGCCACATCGCGCAGTGCCGTCTCGCCGAGCCGGCGCATCGCCTTGGGCGACAGCCGCCATTGGCCATCGGAGCTGCGGTCCAGAAACCCCTG
This is a stretch of genomic DNA from Mycolicibacter terrae. It encodes these proteins:
- a CDS encoding response regulator transcription factor, which gives rise to MAVQPARIMLADDHALVRSGLRMILDAEPDLCVVAEAADGSEALAALQNTPVDLAILDIAMPRMTGLQAAREINRSHPHVRVLMLSMHDNEQYFFEALKAGASGYVLKSVADRDLLEACRATMRGEPFLYAGAVTALIRDYLHRNRHGEDLPDNILTPREEEVLKLIAEGLSAREIAKTLGISAKTVDRHRTNTLQKLGLRDRLALTRYAIRAGLIEA
- a CDS encoding monovalent cation/H+ antiporter complex subunit F — translated: MNVIWGTAGVLLGIAAVITMYRLLAGPSTLDRLVALDTLAAMTMCGIGIWAAVTRDTTATYSLAALALVGFIGSVSVARFRVPDTALDSGRQP
- the mnhG gene encoding monovalent cation/H(+) antiporter subunit G, with product MIVLDVAASLLGLAGAVLALTAAIGVVRFPDTLARMHSATKPQVLGLILVLIAALFRLRGSHDAGMVTVSIIFTLITAPVVAHRVGRLAYQEQDMTEVLAVDQLVELTGEDQASR
- a CDS encoding Na+/H+ antiporter subunit E, giving the protein MRSIALRIFAVCALATIWTLLWGRFTVPNIVLGAVVAVVIMVLLPLPPVPVQGRVHPWSVLQLLGLFGWYLVASSVQLMWLAIKPGPPPQTGVLRVPLNIKSDLVLVLASSITTLIPGSIVLEIDQVRRILYCHVIDVGNARSVERFYHQAAQVERLLIAAFERDSEWQPVGGSA
- a CDS encoding Na+/H+ antiporter subunit D; the protein is MSIATVLVPLPVLLPTLGAALTLIVGRRPKLQQPITIGVLAGDVAVTAALLFLSDREGTLALHVGGWGPTEGGRGPLGITLVVDRLSALMLIVSAVVLLAVIIYAIGQGVRDGDDRQPVSIFLPTYLTLSAGVSLAFLAGDLFNLFVGFEMLLAASFVLLTIGASAERIRAGIGYVMVSMVSSLIFLLGIALVYAATGTLNLAELATRTNGLPDGTRSAVFAVLLVAFGIKAAVFPLSAWLPDSYPTAPAPITAVFAGILTKVGVYAIIRAHSLLFPDGGLDSVLLVGALLTMLIGIFGAIAQSDIKRILSFTLVSHIGFMVFGVALSSKLGMTGAIFYVMHHIIVMTTLFLAAGLIERQGGASSLKRLGGLVANPVLAFMFLVPAFNLGGIPPFSGFIGKTAVLQAGVDDGSVLAWFLVGGAVVTSLLTLYVLARVWSKAFWRLRSDAPDGELVRAAPPVLLDDVAEVAFDDREDVGKMPLGMVVPTIALIVLGLTFTVLAGPIFGYTERAAAEVLDRGEYISAVLSGGVP
- a CDS encoding PPE family protein, SVP subgroup, which gives rise to MDFAALPPEVISGLMYTGAGPGPMISAATAWDGLATELHLAATAYASVVAELTSGPWLGPSSTAMAASITPFVSWLNATSAQAEKTGLQAKAAVAAYEATFATVVPPPVIAANRAALMALLATNILGQNAAAIAANEAQYAEMWAQDATAMYSYASLSATATALEPFQPPPQTANPAGPLGQGAAPAAANSAGNMAQSLPSQLASTLSGPGSEASAPISAMPAPADVPVGFFDWLGIAADEVGIGIALPLSIIGVWLAGAAMYYAELDSQEILDTQDLLHGGQKNIIEALGQLGATTDVPSTENLRVPHESVKVGHALPLGALSVPPTWAQVAPEIQHTSFSTPLGSADVSPAGLGTAFGQMALAGMGGSALAGAVNQNRGQQGKVTAAAEAKPAAAQSSGAPSQSAEPQRQSAADAVIELAAGIRELGQLHDAGYLTEAEFAEQKQRLLSR
- a CDS encoding sensor histidine kinase; the encoded protein is MHRWTAVVDRFRRRAHPPARGLFRRVVLINGLVFTLGTLVLAMSPATVSGPVRAAEIPVLLIGLAIVVGANALLLRSSLAPLDRLAASMRRVDPPHPSDRVHDPGAGDLHHLIESFNGMLDRLETERASSNASVLTVQENERQRIARELHDQIGQTLTVALLTLKRAVDAAPAEIRGDLGDAQEIVRASLDEVRSIARRLRPDALEDLGLRSALQALCNQFTQATGIDVVKQISSYADQLSPDVSLVCYRIAQESLTNIARHSEAQKAWLDLHIDAASKLTLRIADNGKGGVSAEGAGITGMRERALLVQASLTVTSPSNEGTEVRLTVPARLSAGDR
- a CDS encoding Na+/H+ antiporter subunit A yields the protein MLAILLAHTVGAVIAPLLVRRWGRAAFYPLGLIPLVSLVWVVANWPAGPADDHRTTVSWVPGLSMNIDLRFDSLAAIMSALALGIGALVLFYCAEYFRPVSPHTDLDPRLPSFAAKMIGFAGSMFGLMVADNMLALYVFWELTTVLSFLLVGHYAERAVNRRAAIQALVVTTAGGLAMLVGIIMLGETAGTYLLSELVASPPSGTVVTVGVLLVLVGALSKSAIMPLHFWLPGAMAAPTPVSAYLHAAAMVKAGIYLVARLTPGFADSPGWRPTVVVLGLATALLAGWRAIREYDLKLVLAYSTVSQLGLMIVLVGAGGNDLMLAGLTAMCAHAAAKAALFMVVGIIDHATGTRDLRELAGLGRRSPGLFLVAAAAAASMAGVPPFVGFIAKETIFGTEAQAPTLGASIPYVLGAAVLASMFTVIYSARFVWGGFAGKGRSEPSTHVAELHSPTVAFMAAPAVLAVTSLVLGLWPLGLDSVLHRYSDTVPDGADYHLALWHGPGLPVFLSATVLAVGAGIFLARGPLQLSRLRRLPLGKADELYDESLRLLDVAAVRLTALTQRGSLPFNQAVIFATLILLPLGALMLGARDRVDLQLWDTPLQLTVAVLVVAGGVGATLARNRLSAVLMVGVTGYGCAVAFAFHGAPDLALTQLLVETVTVVIFVLVLRTLPAETARPTMETNRLSRAVLSIMVGASVAVLGAFAMAARTGEGVAGLLPEAAYLRGYGANTVNVILVDIRAWDTLGEISVLLVAATGVASMVFRTRRFGRAPRTADPDAHRMDPGIATPYSPAVGSTTWLRGSAYYDPDQRSLVLEVASRVIFPLIMVVSVYFLFAGHNNPGGGFAGGLAAGLALALRYVAGGRYELGETLPLDSGKILGVGLSLVGGTALASLFVGAPVLSSAAFTFTLPVLGQVKLVSSLFFDLGVYLVVVGMVLDVLRSLGARLDQVAELQRPAQRSVVRAP
- a CDS encoding Na(+)/H(+) antiporter subunit C, which translates into the protein MTAHLVPLLMAAGLTACGVYMLLERNLTRALLGLMMVGNAINLLIIDVSGPGGSPPIYNSTEGMETDADPLAQAMVLTAIVITMGIGAFVLALIYRSYHLTTEDDIGDDEEATRLSQLSDEEIIAAEADDSEPAAPGELDAVVESTVAESGVSR